Proteins from one Mesotoga sp. UBA6090 genomic window:
- a CDS encoding carbohydrate ABC transporter permease yields MRRRTREALTGWATVLPALIVQVIFIYLPLAWAFYISFFNWNMIRPMRYVGFQNYERLFSSADFWNSMSVTGIYILGTVIPSVVIGLLLAALLNIEWIKGRGIFRTLFYIPVITSMAAAAVIWGWLYEPNFGLVNYFLSIFGINNIKWLSDPNYALLALIIVGVWKRIGYNMVLFLAGLQTIPKTYYEAAEIDGATAWNKFRNITLPLLSPTTLFVFIMQFIASFRVFVSVSVMTNGGPAKSTQVITYYLYENAFKYLKFGYASAIAVVMFAMMIVLTLIQFRLSKRRVHYQ; encoded by the coding sequence TTGCGGCGTCGAACCAGGGAAGCTCTCACCGGTTGGGCAACTGTCTTACCGGCTCTGATAGTTCAGGTGATCTTCATCTATTTGCCTCTCGCGTGGGCTTTCTATATTTCCTTTTTTAACTGGAATATGATTAGGCCAATGAGGTATGTAGGGTTTCAGAATTACGAGAGGTTATTCTCATCTGCTGACTTCTGGAACTCTATGAGTGTAACAGGGATCTACATTCTTGGTACGGTTATTCCTTCGGTTGTTATAGGGTTGCTGCTCGCCGCTCTTCTCAATATTGAATGGATAAAGGGTAGGGGCATCTTCAGAACGCTATTCTACATTCCGGTTATCACTTCTATGGCGGCTGCGGCTGTAATTTGGGGCTGGTTATATGAACCTAATTTCGGATTGGTTAACTACTTTCTCTCAATATTCGGCATTAACAACATCAAGTGGCTAAGTGATCCGAATTATGCACTCCTTGCTTTGATCATCGTCGGGGTCTGGAAACGTATAGGTTATAACATGGTTCTCTTCCTAGCTGGGTTGCAGACTATTCCAAAGACATATTATGAAGCTGCCGAGATCGATGGGGCTACGGCCTGGAATAAGTTTAGAAACATTACGCTTCCTCTACTTTCACCAACAACACTTTTCGTCTTTATTATGCAATTCATCGCATCGTTCAGGGTCTTCGTCTCGGTATCTGTCATGACGAATGGCGGGCCGGCGAAGAGTACTCAGGTTATCACCTATTATCTGTATGAAAACGCATTCAAGTACTTGAAATTCGGATATGCTTCCGCAATTGCAGTTGTTATGTTTGCGATGATGATTGTATTAACCCTGATCCAATTTAGACTCAGCAAAAGGAGGGTGCATTATCAATGA
- a CDS encoding glucosaminidase domain-containing protein: MTKNDFCMIYGKDALLVEGATGLIADLILAQSALETGWGEHVYGNNLFGIKAREGEPYFEKTTKEWEMGHMVSKVQRFASYTSPLVCMLKYCEKIRLHYDVAWSYRYNPLLYFDSLKYGRFGAYATDPNYTALCISVYKSLPKWREDND, translated from the coding sequence ATGACAAAAAACGACTTCTGCATGATATATGGAAAGGACGCACTGCTCGTAGAAGGGGCAACAGGGCTTATAGCTGACTTGATTCTTGCTCAGAGCGCTTTGGAGACGGGTTGGGGAGAACACGTGTATGGAAACAACCTGTTTGGGATAAAGGCGAGAGAGGGCGAGCCGTACTTCGAGAAAACGACAAAAGAGTGGGAGATGGGCCATATGGTGAGCAAGGTTCAAAGGTTCGCTTCCTACACATCTCCTTTGGTATGTATGCTGAAGTACTGCGAGAAAATCCGACTACACTACGATGTGGCTTGGTCGTACAGGTACAATCCGCTACTGTACTTCGACAGCCTAAAATATGGAAGATTCGGCGCTTATGCAACTGACCCAAACTATACTGCGCTTTGCATAAGCGTATATAAGAGTCTTCCGAAATGGAGGGAAGATAATGACTGA
- a CDS encoding baseplate J/gp47 family protein yields MTIQEIYDRMKASFLANSGLASITEPGVLSTIIEALAIEIKSLYDTMTTIIDQGYCGTATGSYLEKIGALIGCTRKSGVKSTGTVRFAAEYAPASDIPIPEGTVVSTVIDGNGNRYRFLTISDSALLAGTTYIDVAVEAEEVGEAYNLAASSLIIIETPIAGITSCTNQSATSGGTSEETDDHYRARIPLYLSGLKRATSDSLESAAMTVDGIMDAVCTDGATAGTATLIVASASGTVPSETIDEVEAVIEDYKGAGIQVTVSAATHLTVDCTFDLYLEPEAVEATVKAAAEAAVEEYLNKIVIGGTAYWSQVVKALLDVDGVVNVKNVFIDSGTADIDATSTQKIVAGTVTGTVIT; encoded by the coding sequence ATGACAATTCAAGAAATTTACGACAGAATGAAAGCGTCATTTCTTGCAAATTCTGGCCTTGCCTCAATCACTGAGCCGGGGGTACTCTCAACGATAATAGAAGCTCTCGCTATCGAGATCAAAAGTCTTTATGACACCATGACTACAATCATAGATCAGGGGTACTGTGGCACTGCGACAGGTTCTTACCTAGAAAAGATAGGCGCATTGATAGGTTGTACAAGAAAATCAGGCGTTAAGTCAACAGGGACAGTAAGGTTTGCGGCAGAGTACGCTCCTGCTTCCGACATTCCGATACCAGAAGGCACGGTGGTATCTACCGTAATCGATGGAAACGGAAACAGGTACAGGTTCTTGACTATTTCCGACTCTGCACTCCTTGCAGGTACAACGTACATAGACGTTGCGGTGGAAGCAGAAGAAGTTGGAGAAGCATACAACCTCGCCGCAAGCTCCCTGATAATCATAGAGACCCCGATAGCAGGAATAACTTCATGCACAAACCAGTCTGCCACGTCTGGTGGTACATCGGAAGAGACAGACGATCATTACAGGGCGAGAATACCTCTTTACCTGAGCGGATTAAAGAGGGCTACCTCTGACTCTTTGGAAAGCGCGGCAATGACCGTTGACGGAATTATGGACGCAGTATGCACGGACGGAGCTACTGCAGGAACGGCAACGCTCATAGTTGCGAGCGCCAGCGGAACAGTCCCTTCGGAAACAATAGACGAAGTGGAGGCCGTAATAGAGGATTACAAGGGAGCAGGGATACAGGTAACGGTCTCTGCAGCAACACACTTGACAGTCGATTGCACATTTGACTTATACCTAGAACCAGAAGCTGTTGAGGCAACGGTCAAAGCGGCAGCGGAGGCAGCGGTAGAAGAGTATCTTAACAAAATCGTGATTGGTGGAACGGCTTACTGGTCGCAAGTAGTAAAAGCGCTCCTAGACGTAGATGGCGTTGTGAATGTAAAAAACGTTTTCATAGATTCAGGCACAGCAGATATAGATGCCACATCTACTCAGAAGATTGTTGCGGGGACGGTAACAGGCACGGTGATTACATGA
- a CDS encoding Gfo/Idh/MocA family protein, whose product MIDLIMVGAGNRGYFAYGQAVFLVDGARVVAVAEPDEFRRERFAKDHSIIPQNAVAEWKSLLSRPKFADGVIVASPEAVHVEPAIEALKSGYAVLLEKPVSADLNGIRDLISSGADTSRLFLAHVLRYSGFFKMIKSLLESEAIGKLIAVEYTEQVAFYHFAHSYVRGNWRDSTRTGPSILSKSCHDMDILTWLLSSRALSVVSHGDLKYFRRENAPASSTERCLDCPLKETCPYSAVTQYLSDNTCWPVNTIGNDMSLEKRRDVLRTGSYGKCVFRSDNNVADYQNVLVSFENGAEASFSMNAFTSSKTRKIFISGSDGEVYGDFERDRVKVRLFSGETKIYKISHDGSRHGGGDMEITRDFVRYLKGETGGLSTSFKDSIQSHLMCWAAEKSRLEGGSKIDPWSLLAL is encoded by the coding sequence TTGATAGATCTAATAATGGTAGGCGCGGGAAATAGAGGGTATTTCGCGTATGGTCAGGCTGTCTTTTTAGTAGACGGTGCGCGCGTGGTTGCTGTGGCTGAGCCTGATGAGTTTAGAAGAGAGAGATTTGCAAAGGATCACTCTATTATTCCTCAAAATGCTGTGGCTGAATGGAAATCGCTCCTTTCACGACCCAAGTTTGCAGATGGTGTTATCGTTGCCTCACCTGAGGCTGTGCATGTAGAGCCGGCAATCGAAGCTCTTAAAAGTGGCTACGCAGTTCTACTCGAGAAACCGGTCTCTGCCGATTTGAACGGCATCAGGGATTTGATAAGCTCCGGCGCAGACACATCGAGGCTTTTTCTTGCCCACGTTTTGAGATACTCTGGCTTCTTCAAAATGATCAAGTCGCTTCTTGAATCGGAAGCTATCGGAAAGCTAATTGCAGTTGAGTACACGGAGCAGGTCGCCTTCTATCACTTCGCTCACTCCTACGTAAGGGGAAATTGGAGAGACTCGACACGTACAGGTCCTTCCATTCTCTCAAAGAGTTGTCACGACATGGACATCCTTACCTGGTTGCTTTCCTCTAGAGCACTCTCAGTCGTTTCCCACGGTGACCTCAAGTACTTCCGTAGAGAGAACGCGCCCGCAAGTTCTACAGAAAGATGCCTGGACTGTCCTCTCAAAGAAACCTGCCCGTATTCGGCCGTGACGCAGTATCTTTCGGATAATACCTGCTGGCCAGTGAATACGATTGGAAATGATATGTCACTCGAAAAGAGAAGGGATGTTCTTCGTACCGGCAGTTACGGCAAATGCGTTTTCAGAAGCGACAACAACGTTGCAGATTATCAGAATGTTCTAGTCTCGTTCGAAAACGGCGCGGAAGCTTCTTTCTCCATGAATGCCTTCACAAGTTCAAAGACAAGGAAGATCTTCATTAGCGGAAGCGACGGAGAGGTCTACGGAGACTTTGAAAGAGACAGAGTCAAGGTGAGACTCTTCTCAGGAGAGACGAAGATTTACAAGATATCACATGACGGGTCAAGGCACGGCGGCGGCGACATGGAGATTACTAGAGATTTCGTGAGATACCTGAAAGGCGAAACGGGAGGACTGTCAACTTCGTTCAAAGACTCGATTCAGAGTCACCTCATGTGCTGGGCTGCAGAAAAGTCAAGACTTGAAGGTGGTTCGAAAATCGATCCATGGAGTCTTCTTGCTCTATGA
- a CDS encoding carbohydrate ABC transporter permease: MRRKPALPIRLIVYLAIIFVAVIINLPFFWMLVTSFKTEDAAFTIPPSFLPTIFDFRNFVKAFELIPLARYIGNTLFVALTVTLLQLIFNSLAAYGLARIKFRGANVVFMILIGTLMVPPEVTMVPLYVIVKQLGFIDKYQALIIPFMSSAFGIFLLRQFFMGIPKELEEAAIIDGASRMKIFFRIILPLSKPALYTMALYTFLAHWNEYMWPLIVINDAKKQMIQVGISQFVSGWETQWTLRMAASTTAVIPIIIFFFFVQKQFVEGISISGLKE, encoded by the coding sequence ATGAGAAGAAAACCGGCCCTTCCTATTAGACTCATTGTCTATCTGGCGATTATTTTCGTGGCTGTAATTATCAATCTTCCATTTTTCTGGATGCTTGTTACCTCTTTCAAGACGGAAGATGCGGCTTTCACAATTCCCCCGAGCTTCCTTCCTACAATTTTCGACTTCAGGAATTTCGTGAAAGCCTTTGAGCTAATTCCTCTTGCGAGATACATAGGGAACACGCTTTTCGTAGCGCTAACCGTAACTCTGCTCCAGTTGATCTTCAATTCACTAGCCGCTTACGGGCTCGCTAGAATCAAATTCAGAGGTGCTAACGTGGTCTTTATGATTCTTATTGGAACACTAATGGTGCCTCCTGAAGTAACGATGGTTCCGCTGTACGTTATCGTAAAGCAATTAGGCTTCATTGACAAGTATCAAGCTCTCATTATTCCCTTTATGAGTTCTGCGTTCGGGATTTTCCTGCTTCGCCAGTTCTTCATGGGAATTCCTAAAGAGCTTGAAGAAGCTGCAATCATAGATGGCGCAAGTAGAATGAAGATCTTCTTCAGGATCATTCTTCCTTTATCTAAACCTGCATTATACACAATGGCCCTGTACACTTTCCTCGCACACTGGAATGAATATATGTGGCCGTTGATTGTAATCAATGATGCAAAGAAACAGATGATTCAAGTTGGTATCTCCCAGTTTGTTAGCGGTTGGGAGACACAATGGACTCTTAGGATGGCCGCTTCAACCACGGCTGTAATTCCAATAATAATCTTTTTCTTCTTTGTTCAGAAACAATTCGTGGAAGGAATCAGTATTTCAGGGTTGAAAGAGTGA
- a CDS encoding metallophosphoesterase, whose product MKWTIHEDTVLVEGKKNKRSYAQIQEEFRNDPKCNNRNMENIRNRWRYLNKNPHRDEDDFKRIFEILKRRQFISINELADMTKTTRSKLVIFLQKMMEQGKDISITNNAVLFNSGEEFSVLQLESEDDGYIEYAQIADTHLCSKYQQLTALNFFYDEVARRGIKYVFHGGDGVDGFKVYPLHTPEVFLQTEDDQEDYFVEKYPKREGVKTIMILGNHPESYLKLSGTDFLKKATMRRDDVIYIGRHSGIIEKNGFKFYLHHGDGNAYAESYKLQKLAETFTGPDTPDVIIQGHYHTEISMMIRGIYCAHPASFQGRTPYAARKAFAEPVIGGHIVRLERKGDLLMRTVTLIECEEIKNDYRKEW is encoded by the coding sequence ATGAAGTGGACGATTCACGAAGACACGGTATTAGTTGAAGGAAAGAAGAATAAACGCTCTTACGCGCAGATTCAGGAAGAATTTCGTAACGACCCTAAGTGTAACAACAGGAACATGGAAAACATCAGAAACAGATGGAGGTACTTGAACAAGAATCCGCACAGAGATGAAGACGATTTCAAAAGGATTTTCGAGATTCTCAAGAGGAGGCAATTTATTTCTATAAATGAGCTTGCCGATATGACTAAGACGACTCGAAGCAAGCTCGTTATCTTCCTTCAGAAGATGATGGAACAGGGAAAGGACATTTCGATAACAAATAATGCCGTACTCTTCAATTCTGGTGAAGAGTTTTCAGTCCTTCAACTCGAGAGCGAAGACGACGGATATATTGAGTACGCTCAAATAGCAGACACTCACTTGTGTTCAAAGTATCAGCAATTGACGGCTCTAAACTTCTTCTATGATGAGGTCGCGCGACGAGGGATAAAGTACGTCTTTCACGGTGGGGACGGGGTAGATGGTTTCAAAGTGTATCCTCTCCACACGCCTGAAGTATTCCTCCAAACAGAGGACGATCAAGAAGATTACTTCGTAGAGAAATATCCAAAGCGTGAAGGTGTCAAGACGATCATGATTCTCGGTAATCACCCTGAGTCCTACCTCAAACTTTCGGGGACTGACTTCCTGAAAAAGGCGACGATGAGAAGAGACGACGTAATCTATATAGGAAGGCACTCGGGAATTATAGAGAAGAATGGCTTCAAGTTCTACCTACACCACGGAGACGGCAACGCGTATGCGGAATCGTACAAATTGCAAAAACTTGCAGAGACTTTTACAGGGCCAGACACTCCTGATGTGATTATACAAGGCCACTACCACACAGAAATATCAATGATGATACGAGGTATCTATTGCGCGCACCCTGCCAGCTTTCAGGGAAGGACACCATACGCTGCCAGAAAGGCTTTCGCTGAACCTGTTATAGGCGGTCATATCGTAAGGTTGGAGCGCAAGGGAGACCTTCTCATGAGGACTGTAACTTTAATCGAGTGCGAAGAAATCAAAAACGACTACCGCAAAGAATGGTAA
- a CDS encoding ABC transporter substrate-binding protein, translating into MKRTFLITLLVVAVAAIGFAAPVKVTMWYAQTGIYSQTLLDIVAEFNKLHEGEIVVEAVYTGNYQDTMQKLLAAMVAGDMPTLAQIEQSRIGQFVDGGAFQDLNYFIDKDPEFKATLDDFWPRFIQANTYEQGLLGFPLNCSTPLMYINRDLFRQAGLDPDNPPKTWTEVYAAAKQIKTLGEDIFGYRFGVDDWLLEAYIWQFGGQIISEDGREMLIYSPETVAAWNFFQKGVREGIFIFGVSGGNELDLSGRIAMVVRSTGSLGYLKQNAKFDLGATTMPGQVKEVVPIGGANVFMFSARPQAEKQAAWEFLKFLTSTENTKRWSLATGYMTSRISAFESPEIQKIMTDDPRFALTYQQLRDSAVRRPWYGPYPEVHAMITSAWEDAMSNPTKDVDAILKNLHKEAQYVLDDYYF; encoded by the coding sequence ATGAAAAGAACATTTCTAATCACACTTCTAGTAGTAGCCGTTGCTGCGATAGGGTTCGCGGCACCGGTGAAGGTAACAATGTGGTATGCCCAGACGGGCATATACTCCCAGACTCTCCTCGACATTGTGGCAGAGTTCAACAAGCTGCATGAGGGAGAAATCGTAGTGGAAGCCGTCTATACCGGGAACTACCAGGACACGATGCAGAAGCTTCTTGCAGCCATGGTAGCCGGCGATATGCCTACACTCGCACAGATTGAACAGTCGAGAATAGGTCAGTTTGTCGACGGCGGTGCGTTCCAGGATCTTAACTACTTCATTGACAAGGATCCCGAGTTCAAGGCAACGCTCGATGACTTCTGGCCGAGATTCATTCAGGCTAATACCTATGAGCAGGGTCTCCTTGGATTCCCTCTTAACTGTAGCACCCCGTTGATGTACATCAACAGGGATCTTTTCAGGCAGGCCGGACTTGACCCCGACAATCCTCCGAAGACCTGGACCGAGGTCTATGCTGCTGCAAAGCAGATCAAGACTCTGGGGGAAGACATTTTCGGTTACAGATTCGGTGTCGATGACTGGCTTCTCGAAGCTTACATTTGGCAGTTCGGTGGGCAGATAATCTCCGAAGACGGCCGAGAAATGTTGATCTACTCGCCTGAGACAGTGGCTGCATGGAACTTCTTCCAGAAGGGTGTTAGAGAAGGAATATTCATATTCGGAGTCAGCGGCGGAAACGAACTCGATCTCTCCGGAAGAATAGCGATGGTTGTCCGTTCTACCGGAAGTCTTGGGTATTTGAAGCAGAATGCGAAGTTCGATCTCGGTGCTACCACTATGCCCGGTCAGGTTAAGGAAGTTGTTCCGATAGGTGGAGCGAATGTCTTCATGTTCTCTGCGAGACCGCAAGCGGAGAAGCAGGCAGCATGGGAATTTCTGAAATTCCTAACTTCTACTGAGAACACAAAGAGATGGTCACTTGCAACAGGTTACATGACCAGCAGAATCTCCGCCTTCGAGTCTCCGGAGATTCAGAAGATCATGACAGATGATCCAAGATTTGCCCTTACTTATCAACAGCTGAGAGACAGCGCTGTGAGGAGACCATGGTACGGACCATATCCAGAAGTACATGCAATGATAACTTCTGCCTGGGAAGATGCAATGTCTAACCCGACTAAAGATGTTGATGCAATTCTGAAGAATTTGCATAAGGAAGCTCAGTACGTGCTCGATGATTACTACTTTTGA
- a CDS encoding ABC transporter ATP-binding protein has protein sequence MAAIVTSNLVKKFGSFEALNKVSLSIESGDVYCLLGPNGAGKSTLIRILTGLMKPTSGNVRVAGMDLNSKAREIRKKVGLVSERVILYDRLTPIENLLFFASMLRVGRKDAMKRIHDLLEKVDMLDWKNKPVRVFSTGMKQRVNFIRALLHDPEILFMDEPTLGLDPHSTRTIRNMVRELNESGITIILTTHVMGEAESIAKSVGIMHRGELISSGRLEDILASMKRDRVTVTVKGSPDFSLEKIEGYQSEIRVDGAVKINFQPGWTIEDVLPTVLRMKLEVIDIEHKRPSLEDVFVELTGEKS, from the coding sequence TTGGCTGCGATTGTTACATCCAATCTCGTGAAGAAGTTTGGTTCTTTTGAAGCTCTGAACAAAGTGTCCCTTTCAATAGAGAGTGGTGATGTCTACTGCCTTCTCGGACCGAACGGGGCCGGCAAGTCAACCCTGATAAGGATCCTGACAGGTCTGATGAAGCCTACTTCGGGCAACGTGAGAGTCGCAGGAATGGATTTGAACAGTAAAGCAAGAGAGATTAGAAAGAAGGTCGGACTTGTTTCGGAGCGGGTTATTCTTTATGATCGACTCACTCCCATCGAAAATTTGCTTTTCTTTGCTTCGATGCTCCGTGTTGGCAGAAAGGACGCGATGAAGAGGATCCACGATCTCCTCGAGAAGGTAGATATGCTTGATTGGAAAAACAAGCCGGTCAGAGTCTTTTCGACTGGGATGAAGCAGAGAGTGAATTTTATAAGGGCTTTGCTTCATGATCCGGAGATACTATTCATGGATGAACCGACCCTCGGACTGGATCCCCATTCGACGAGGACTATTAGGAACATGGTGAGAGAGCTCAATGAATCGGGAATAACAATAATCCTAACTACACACGTAATGGGTGAGGCTGAGAGCATTGCGAAGTCAGTTGGCATAATGCACAGAGGAGAGTTGATCTCTAGTGGGAGACTAGAAGACATTCTTGCTTCTATGAAGAGAGATCGAGTTACCGTTACGGTGAAGGGTTCACCTGATTTCTCCTTAGAAAAGATCGAGGGGTATCAAAGCGAAATCAGGGTTGATGGAGCAGTGAAGATAAACTTCCAGCCGGGGTGGACTATCGAGGATGTCCTTCCAACGGTTTTGCGGATGAAACTTGAAGTGATTGATATTGAGCACAAAAGACCTTCTCTTGAAGATGTATTCGTCGAACTTACCGGAGAGAAATCATAG
- a CDS encoding histidine kinase N-terminal 7TM domain-containing diguanylate cyclase, producing the protein MAICFFMVFLCFRQRSLLEARTLGLLMLSIAWWSLFYALELLSYDLESMRLLNKISYPGIMSVSVFYFLFSMALVDKRDWFGWKRIVMLFIVPIAVLIAMWTNEQHWLFYSLSELDQTSAFPLQRLVHGPLFWVAMLYNYFLLLSGIVAVFRKYIRSTGLYKGQLRITLLGTVFPILVNINYLFDFVDIGYLDLTPFAFTVAGVFAAAGVFRYRLFDIRPVARETVIERLPDGIVILDDGGRIVDLNPMACKMLGIDASDAIGSSVQEVFTDIESLVSFFTSGSEKRELNVRERVIEIKQSPIYSNKGEIRGHIALLTDITERKQVEDALRQSEERLALAVKGGNVGLWDFNIDKGELSINDRYYQIMGYPGGDSLITFQDWKEFVHPEDLLPSLEEMERCYNGEKDYFDIEYRMLSKSGEWVWVHDRGEAAERDKNGKAKRILGTHIDISPTKQIEEALRESQERYRKLATTDMLTGVMNRYSLSELLRAEMERSRRYGSPLSLLMYDLDNLKMINDNYGHLAGDEALKITCSYIQSSIRSCDYLGRWGGDEFLVIVTNTNLEGASKMAEKLRSGLYEKEHKDFGKLSISIGVSTLHKDESDFDALLRRADIALYESKRKGKNRVTSYD; encoded by the coding sequence GTGGCTATCTGTTTTTTTATGGTGTTCCTTTGTTTCAGGCAGAGGAGTCTTTTGGAAGCCAGGACTCTTGGTCTACTAATGCTGTCTATAGCGTGGTGGTCGCTTTTCTATGCGCTGGAGTTGCTTTCTTATGATCTTGAAAGTATGAGGCTTCTGAACAAGATTTCTTATCCAGGAATAATGTCCGTTTCGGTCTTCTACTTTCTTTTCTCCATGGCGCTTGTAGACAAAAGAGATTGGTTTGGCTGGAAGAGGATTGTGATGCTATTTATTGTGCCCATTGCCGTTTTGATTGCGATGTGGACAAATGAACAACACTGGCTATTTTACTCCCTTAGTGAGCTAGATCAAACTTCGGCTTTCCCCCTGCAGAGATTGGTTCACGGGCCACTGTTCTGGGTTGCCATGTTGTACAATTATTTCTTGCTTTTATCAGGAATCGTTGCTGTCTTCAGGAAGTATATCCGTTCGACGGGTCTGTATAAGGGTCAGTTGAGGATTACTCTACTGGGAACGGTATTCCCCATATTGGTCAACATTAACTACTTGTTTGACTTTGTTGATATAGGATATTTGGATTTGACTCCTTTTGCCTTTACAGTAGCCGGCGTTTTTGCCGCCGCAGGAGTTTTCAGATATAGATTGTTCGACATACGTCCCGTAGCCAGAGAGACTGTAATAGAAAGGCTTCCAGACGGGATAGTCATTCTTGATGATGGCGGAAGAATAGTCGATTTGAATCCGATGGCTTGCAAAATGTTGGGCATAGATGCTTCAGATGCTATTGGAAGCTCAGTTCAGGAGGTCTTCACCGATATCGAGTCTCTTGTAAGCTTCTTCACTTCTGGCTCCGAAAAGAGGGAGTTGAACGTGCGAGAGAGAGTCATAGAGATAAAGCAGAGTCCCATCTATAGCAACAAAGGCGAGATCAGAGGGCATATCGCGTTGTTGACTGACATTACAGAAAGAAAACAGGTCGAAGACGCACTGCGCCAGAGTGAGGAGAGGCTTGCGCTTGCCGTGAAGGGCGGGAATGTTGGTCTTTGGGACTTCAATATAGACAAGGGAGAGCTTTCGATAAACGATCGATACTACCAGATCATGGGGTATCCTGGCGGCGATTCGCTGATAACCTTTCAGGACTGGAAGGAATTTGTGCATCCAGAAGATCTTCTTCCTTCGCTTGAAGAGATGGAGAGATGTTACAACGGAGAGAAAGATTACTTCGACATAGAGTATAGGATGCTTTCAAAAAGCGGTGAGTGGGTCTGGGTTCATGATAGGGGGGAAGCTGCAGAGAGAGACAAGAATGGAAAGGCCAAGCGAATTCTTGGAACCCACATCGATATTTCCCCAACCAAACAGATTGAAGAGGCTCTTCGTGAAAGCCAGGAGAGGTACAGGAAACTGGCGACTACGGACATGCTGACCGGTGTAATGAATAGATACTCACTGAGCGAGTTATTAAGAGCCGAAATGGAGAGATCAAGGCGTTATGGAAGCCCACTTTCACTACTGATGTATGATCTTGACAATCTCAAGATGATAAACGATAATTATGGCCATCTAGCCGGTGATGAAGCTCTCAAAATTACGTGTTCTTACATTCAGTCAAGCATCAGAAGTTGCGATTATCTGGGGAGATGGGGCGGGGATGAGTTTCTAGTTATCGTAACTAACACCAATCTGGAAGGCGCAAGTAAGATGGCCGAAAAACTCAGATCGGGGCTGTACGAGAAGGAGCACAAAGACTTTGGAAAGCTGAGCATCAGCATCGGGGTTTCCACTCTCCATAAGGATGAAAGTGATTTCGATGCCTTGCTGCGCCGCGCCGACATAGCTTTGTATGAGTCAAAGAGAAAGGGTAAGAACAGGGTTACATCATATGATTGA
- a CDS encoding transcriptional coactivator p15/PC4 family protein has product MTDIKRNDTEIVRVSKREFKGHEFLDLRIYYQDDEGDYKPTKKGITINPKLVDELIDALNKEKDSAPVKE; this is encoded by the coding sequence TTGACAGACATAAAGAGAAATGACACTGAAATCGTTCGTGTCTCGAAGAGAGAGTTTAAAGGCCACGAATTCCTTGATCTCAGGATCTACTATCAAGATGATGAAGGCGACTACAAACCAACTAAAAAGGGAATTACAATCAATCCCAAACTCGTCGATGAATTGATCGACGCCCTCAATAAGGAGAAGGATTCGGCGCCTGTAAAAGAGTGA